Proteins co-encoded in one Bacillus spongiae genomic window:
- a CDS encoding aminodeoxychorismate/anthranilate synthase component II yields MILLVDNYDSFTYNLYQYLSELGEDVLVKRNDEVTIQEVKEMDPTAIVLSPGPGTPDDAGICEELVQEFYQQKPILGICLGHQVIGKVFGAKVEQATTIRHGKPSPIQHNGSGLFSYLPSPLQVMRYHSLAVRSFHNSSPLVVTAKAMDDGEIMAIQHNHYPVFGLQFHPESIGTASGKKLLANFLQEITKESHDETVYTQA; encoded by the coding sequence ATGATTTTATTAGTAGATAATTACGATTCGTTTACGTATAACTTATATCAGTATTTAAGTGAACTTGGTGAAGACGTTCTTGTGAAACGAAATGATGAAGTAACAATTCAAGAAGTGAAAGAAATGGACCCAACGGCTATCGTCCTTTCTCCTGGTCCAGGTACACCGGATGATGCAGGAATTTGTGAAGAGTTGGTGCAGGAATTTTATCAGCAAAAGCCTATTTTAGGTATTTGTTTAGGACACCAAGTAATTGGGAAGGTGTTTGGAGCGAAGGTAGAGCAAGCGACAACCATTCGCCACGGAAAGCCATCTCCAATCCAACACAACGGAAGTGGGTTGTTTAGTTATTTACCGTCACCACTTCAAGTCATGAGGTATCATTCATTAGCCGTCAGATCTTTTCATAACAGTAGTCCATTAGTAGTCACAGCAAAGGCGATGGATGACGGGGAAATCATGGCGATTCAGCACAATCACTATCCCGTTTTCGGATTACAATTTCATCCAGAATCGATAGGAACAGCATCTGGTAAAAAACTTTTAGCAAATTTCTTACAAGAAATTACAAAGGAGAGTCACGATGAAACAGTATATACACAAGCTTAG
- the trpE gene encoding anthranilate synthase component I, translated as MTQPTDMIQYDLIELAGDLYTPIQLFQKITGEQKFILESSAKHEESGRYSFIGRNPYGEVKGVGPESEITINNKRVEKTGSLLRTLFETIKKCENISLPFPFIGGGVGYVAYDVIRQTEKIGGVPQDQLGMPDVHFLLYDQLIIFDHLEEKVFLLALDLENSYSLQDLKKRNELLKREVQQNTIPENVQADTKKLSFVSNIEKEKFLENVEIAKNHIRAGDIFQVVLSQRLEADFTGDPFSYYRSLRKENPSPYMYYLDLRDYVVIGTSPESFIKANGEDLVSNPIAGTRKRGKTVTEDKALEMELKTNEKELAEHNMLVDLSRNDLGRVSKIGSVVVSEYQKIERYKHVMHLVSEVISKRKEDVDNVEVIEACLPAGTVSGAPKIRAMQIINELEGTKRGLYSGAVGYISATGDLDLALAIRTMIVKDEKAYVQAGAGVVYDSDPEMEYEETMKKARALLEVKA; from the coding sequence ATGACACAACCAACAGACATGATACAGTATGATTTGATCGAGCTAGCAGGCGATTTATATACTCCAATTCAATTATTCCAAAAAATTACCGGTGAACAAAAATTTATTTTAGAGAGCTCCGCTAAACATGAAGAGAGTGGTAGATATTCCTTTATTGGGCGAAATCCTTATGGAGAAGTGAAGGGAGTAGGGCCTGAATCAGAAATTACGATAAACAATAAACGAGTTGAAAAAACAGGCAGTCTTCTTAGAACTTTATTTGAAACGATAAAAAAATGCGAGAATATCTCGTTACCCTTTCCTTTTATTGGAGGAGGAGTTGGCTATGTTGCGTACGATGTTATCCGTCAAACGGAAAAAATTGGGGGTGTGCCTCAAGATCAATTAGGAATGCCAGATGTACATTTCTTGCTTTATGACCAGTTAATCATTTTTGATCACCTAGAAGAGAAGGTTTTCTTGCTTGCGTTAGATTTAGAGAATTCCTATTCACTACAAGACTTAAAGAAACGAAATGAATTGCTAAAACGGGAAGTTCAACAAAATACGATTCCGGAAAACGTTCAAGCTGATACTAAAAAACTTTCTTTCGTCTCTAATATTGAAAAAGAAAAGTTTCTAGAGAATGTTGAAATAGCGAAAAATCATATACGTGCAGGTGACATTTTTCAAGTGGTATTATCACAACGCCTAGAAGCTGACTTTACAGGAGATCCATTTTCTTATTATCGAAGTTTACGGAAAGAAAATCCTTCTCCATACATGTATTACCTTGACCTTCGTGACTATGTTGTGATAGGAACGTCACCAGAAAGCTTTATTAAAGCAAATGGCGAGGACCTTGTTTCGAATCCCATTGCAGGAACACGGAAAAGAGGAAAGACGGTAACAGAAGATAAAGCGTTAGAAATGGAATTAAAAACAAATGAAAAAGAGTTAGCAGAACATAATATGCTTGTTGACCTTTCTCGAAATGATTTAGGAAGAGTGAGCAAAATAGGTAGCGTTGTGGTTTCGGAGTATCAAAAGATTGAACGATATAAACACGTGATGCACCTCGTTTCAGAAGTAATAAGTAAGCGAAAAGAAGACGTGGATAATGTTGAGGTAATTGAAGCGTGCTTGCCAGCTGGAACGGTTTCAGGGGCACCAAAAATAAGAGCGATGCAAATTATAAATGAGTTAGAAGGCACAAAGAGAGGACTTTATTCAGGAGCGGTTGGTTACATTAGTGCAACTGGAGACCTTGACCTCGCTTTAGCGATTCGCACAATGATTGTAAAAGACGAGAAAGCTTATGTACAAGCAGGCGCAGGTGTCGTGTATGATTCCGATCCTGAAATGGAATATGAAGAAACGATGAAAAAAGCGAGAGCGTTATTGGAGGTAAAAGCATGA
- the trpD gene encoding anthranilate phosphoribosyltransferase, giving the protein MKQYIHKLSQRQSLSFDEMKEAAAQLLSDSVKETEIAAFLLALRTKGETAEEIAALVSVLKENAQTFSVAENDIIDVCGTGGDGVGSFNISTTTAFVLAGAGLTVAKHGNRSISSSSGSSDVLEELGIHMGMTMKESEELLQQTGLTFLFAPTVHSKLKKIMKVRKELRVPTIFNVIGPLTNPLPISYQLMGVYQQEYMPRIAEVMASNDQKRSIIVHGAAGMDEASPLGTNKCLLVENKQIKPFDLHPEEVGLPLYSLQDIKGGSPQENAEILLNVLKGKEGAHLDTVLLNAGLAMFTANKVESIAEGVKVARESVTSGSALNKLREIQKITQNKKQGVTV; this is encoded by the coding sequence ATGAAACAGTATATACACAAGCTTAGTCAACGACAATCGCTTTCTTTTGATGAAATGAAAGAAGCTGCCGCTCAACTACTTAGTGACTCTGTTAAGGAAACGGAAATTGCAGCCTTCTTACTTGCTCTGCGGACAAAAGGGGAAACGGCGGAAGAAATTGCGGCCCTCGTATCGGTGTTAAAAGAAAATGCACAAACCTTCTCTGTTGCCGAAAACGATATTATTGATGTTTGTGGAACGGGTGGAGACGGAGTAGGAAGCTTTAACATTAGTACAACAACAGCCTTCGTGCTTGCAGGGGCTGGATTGACAGTAGCAAAACATGGAAACCGTAGTATCTCGAGTTCATCTGGAAGTTCCGATGTTTTAGAAGAACTAGGGATTCATATGGGGATGACAATGAAGGAATCTGAAGAGCTCCTTCAACAAACTGGACTAACTTTTTTGTTTGCTCCGACAGTTCATTCGAAACTGAAGAAGATTATGAAGGTTAGAAAGGAACTAAGAGTGCCAACGATCTTTAATGTCATTGGTCCGTTAACGAATCCACTTCCAATTTCGTATCAATTAATGGGTGTTTATCAACAAGAATATATGCCTCGAATTGCAGAGGTAATGGCGAGTAACGATCAAAAACGCTCCATAATTGTTCATGGTGCAGCGGGAATGGATGAAGCCTCTCCTTTAGGGACGAATAAATGTTTATTAGTAGAAAATAAGCAAATAAAACCATTTGATCTTCATCCAGAGGAGGTCGGCTTACCACTATATAGTCTTCAAGACATTAAAGGTGGAAGTCCACAAGAAAATGCAGAAATTCTTTTAAATGTTCTAAAAGGAAAAGAAGGCGCCCATTTAGATACGGTATTACTTAACGCAGGGCTAGCGATGTTCACCGCCAATAAGGTAGAAAGCATTGCTGAAGGCGTTAAAGTCGCAAGGGAAAGTGTTACATCAGGCTCCGCACTAA
- a CDS encoding MOSC domain-containing protein, whose amino-acid sequence MNIHSLAIGLPKQLTYKNQAYKSGIQKEPVKVLQVSKHGIVGDDVANHTFHGGVDRVICAYPFEHYAFWKSYLGHSLVLPAFGENMTLCGMRERDVMIGDIYKVSDCLLQVSQGRIPCATISKFNQSPKLLQYIVEKGYTGYFFRVVEGGEITLQSPIELVERKENEISILRANQILFHENNDKNELQRLLDQPDLAEDWKKKIEAKMKKMSN is encoded by the coding sequence ATGAACATTCATTCATTAGCCATCGGGCTACCGAAACAGTTAACATATAAAAATCAAGCATACAAATCAGGAATCCAAAAAGAACCGGTAAAAGTACTGCAAGTAAGTAAACATGGAATCGTTGGGGATGATGTCGCTAACCATACATTCCATGGGGGTGTAGATAGAGTCATTTGTGCCTACCCTTTTGAGCATTATGCTTTTTGGAAATCGTATTTGGGACATTCTCTTGTCCTGCCTGCCTTCGGTGAAAATATGACACTGTGTGGTATGAGGGAACGGGACGTGATGATTGGCGACATCTATAAGGTGAGTGATTGTCTTTTACAAGTTTCACAAGGAAGAATTCCTTGTGCGACGATTTCTAAGTTTAATCAATCGCCGAAATTATTACAGTATATTGTTGAAAAAGGCTACACAGGTTATTTTTTTCGTGTAGTAGAAGGAGGAGAGATAACTCTCCAATCGCCTATTGAATTAGTGGAACGTAAGGAAAATGAAATTAGTATATTACGTGCCAATCAAATTCTTTTTCATGAAAATAACGATAAAAATGAGTTGCAACGCCTTCTTGACCAACCTGATCTTGCAGAGGATTGGAAGAAGAAGATTGAAGCGAAAATGAAAAAAATGTCGAATTAA